The nucleotide sequence TAGCAAATCTATGCCGTCTAGAAATTTACATGGTACGTTATCTTTTAACTTTCAGAAAAGGAAAAGCAATGGGGATGCAGATCTTGATGACGTTCAGAGGCACAAAAAGAGTAAGGTAATGTATTAATTGCGATGTAAGATATATCCATTTCACTGATGCTGACATTTGGACGTTACTGTTTGCTCGCACAGTAGCGTTAGAGAAGTAGTTGTTCGGCAATTTGATTTTGGTCGTCCCTAAAACTAACTAACTTTTTGCAGCATAAGAGCTCAAAGCCTGATGAAATGGGAGCGATGAAGCTTAATGGCTGAAGCAGTGGACACTCTCATTTTTTGTATTGCTCACACAAGGACGTGTtatggagaggtttaaaagcAGCTACTTAAGTCACTGTTGACAAATTTGTTAGGTAAGTGTCCTTGTACTATCTCTTTCCAGGCTTCCAGCTTGTGCATTCTCGGCCACTAGACTCATCGTCATGATCTAAGGCTGATAAGAAGATAACCTGACTAGTAACTGTGAATGCACTAGCTTAACAATTTTAGTGTCTCAATGGTTGGCATTTGGCAATGTCTATATGTGATGTTGATTTGTCTCATCTAATAgcaattatttgattttggcTTTGTAGGTATAATctctaaataaataatacattgTGGGGAAAGTTCGGAAGGACGAAGCAACTAAAGTTTGCGGGGAAGAATCACAATTTGtattataatttgatttggtGGCAGCTTTGTACATTTTCTTATAAACAAGTTATGAAGTGAATCCATTCTAGTGACCATTTTAGTAGAAACGTtttgagctatatatatagagtgggTAAAATCACATGGAACTCATATCTTCGCAGTTATTACAATTGTGAAGGCTATCTATCAGATCGTAAAGCATACCAAGATGGTTTTGAACGTGTGGTCGTTACTAATTATGTACCTTCCTCTGGGTATAATCTTATCTATGGAAAAAAATTTTACCAGAAACAAAGTCTTTCAGAAAGGTGTTTGTTTAGTCTCGAGcaaaaaagttataattttgGTACAAAAAGTCCAAAGGTTTAAAAGACATCAAACCATCTGAAACGGAACAAAAGGTGGTCTGTGCAGAGGAAGAGTCAGTGGCTGACAAAAAGTTTTAAGACTACATCAAGTTTGAGTTCATGTAGGCGCAGATATGTAATGAATAGCAAAAGATCAAACTCTATCAGCAAAACATACTAACGGGAAAATCTCAAACCCTTAACCAACAAAACCTTAGTGGGGAATGTTCCAATCCTTCTCACTCTTCTCTCCTCACTACTCTCTGTTCACCAGACAAAAGCTGCCTTCCATTTGAAAGAAACATTCCAAGATGTGTGACCTCATATGCTTAACACTCCCTTTCATTTTCTAGCAAAGGTCTCACCCTTGTGCTCACCCCCGGCGCAAACTATATAGCCTGCTTCCACCTATATACATATTGATGTTTTGATTATGGAATCCGTAAAAGCTTTGATATGTACGGGACACTGTGTATTATGAAAACGGAAAGGAGCAACGTACTTGGCAGTCTCTCAGAGTAACACGCTCTTGAAGCTGTGCGTTACTGCAAATGACTGAGCCTTGTATTGAACATCCGTCTCCAATTGTAGCATGGTCCATCACAACTGAATTCACAATCTGCACCCAAATATAAGCAGCTGAGTGTATTTTCGAGATGCACACTCCTATTCTTTGGTTGGCGTGAGTAAAATTTCATTGTTACCTTCACATTGGAGCCTATCCGGCAATGTCTCCCAATTACAGATCTTTTGACACTGCATTTATCACCGACTTGAGAGCCTTCTCCAAGCATACAATGTGGTCCAACCTGCATCCCATGAATAGTTATTGACAATCACGGACAAATTGCCCAGTATCTACACAAATCTGGGACGTACTGTGGTTTTTGATCCAAGCTCAGCTGATGGGTGGACAATGTTGTGATGAGCCGAAAAGGAGTATCCGGATAGGTGGTTTGCATCACCAATAACCTGCACAAGTTTGAACAATTACGGAGCTCGATATGTCAACtgagaaaaaattaatagaaaaaggtGTGGAAGACATTTATGAGGAAACAACTTACATCCCTATTTACGTCCATGAAGGCTTGAATGCTATTCAAGCGGACAAAAAACTTACTTTCATCCGCTATATAAACACAGCATTTATGGGTTTTTCGGCTATCCAGACCTGATTCATAAACTTGATGAAAGCTCGGCAAAGATGCGTTTGAGAGAATTTGAGACAAGACCACCTCATTGTTCTGCATATTATCCTTTCCATTTCCAATTTCTTCTACATTATTTTGGTCAGAGGAGACATCTGATCGCTGAGACTCAAGAGGAAAAAGCACAAACAAAGGATCAAAATGCTAATAAAACAAATGGTATAATCTCCATTAGTCTCATTTGCAAGGACCTTATCCAACTAACCAGCTGTGTGCGAACAAGATATGGTAGTACATCCTGTTTTAGGCTCCGAAAAGCAGGTTTTTGATCCAAAACTTCCTGCAGAACTGATCTGTAAGACAcaagagaagagacaaaagaaCATATTGAGTATCAACATATAAAACTAAACTGTTAGCAGGAAAGCTAGATCTGACCGACCTCTTGAAAGCATATATATGAGAATCCATGAGATCTGATCGCAGTTCCATCTAAATcgaaaatgataaaataataagaaactgTATGAAGATTTATCTACAGTCAGATGAAAAGATGCATTGTAGGTCAATAAGAAGTTATAATTAGAGAACATTACCTTGCCAGCCGCACATAGAATGCTCTTTTTTACTCGGGTATCTTTCTTAATCTCAGTTCCTAACACAATTTTAGAAGGTAAACGAACAACAAGTTAAAGCATTTTGTTGCCTTAAgtgacaaaaaggaaaatttaaagTAGGACCTTTGGCAATGTATAACAAGAATTGTTTCCAGGAATCAAGCCCTACGATATCCTCGCAAGCAGGTTTCTTGGTTTTATCTTTCCCACTAGAACCCCCGGATTCTGATGGCCCACTCACAGGTTGAGCACAGAGCATTACAGTTACTGCTGCATCATGCCTTCTATGAGTGGCAGCGACAGCACCCGGAGGAATATCAGAAACAATGTCTCCACTTACAATCTACATCAAGGCGTATTTCCAGTAAGCTAAAAGCTCAAAagttacacaaaacaaaacttacaagAAGGGCATAAGCTAAGAGACGGCTGACCAAAATGTCTTTGGCAGTTAAGTGGTGTGCAATTGCCCTGAGAGCCCCAGCAGTTCCAACATTCTCAGCAACAGCGGCAACCTAAAGTAAGATTATCCAACAAACCATAGAATAAAACTACTCAGTTTGTTATGTTTATAACCTCAGGACAAGCACAATATGCAAAAAGCCTTCCAGGGTGGGAAAACCTATTAACCATTGGAGTCAGGGTAGTCCTAATCAAACAAACGGCTCATAGTGTAGCTGCACTTGGTAGTTCTAGAGCCAACAACACCTATAACGAACATTACACTAGATTCTTCCTAtcatacatacattatacaAGATTCTTCCTATCATACATAGAGTTTTAACTGCGAATCTACAATGCACTAGATCTAGATGAAGAAACAGGGCTCCAATTATGAATTAAGTAAGGTAAGGAATGTAAGAAAAACCTCAACATGTAAACGATCAACACAAGCAGCAGATATCCATCCACCAACTTTAAGAGCAGCATCTTCTCCTTCAACAACCTGTTCCATCAATGGAAAAAACGAAGAATCTAAGCTCCACCAATTGAAAACATTCAACCTAATCATATCAGAACAAGGAAATCAGTAATTGTATGAAGAAGATATGATAGAAGGCGTACGACGATCAGATCCTTGAGATTATTGCTCTCGAGCAGATCAAGAACGTAAGATAACACCGGACGATTCGCTACGGGAAGCAACGCCTTAGGAACTTCCTAAACagcaaaaagaaaacgaaattaGCTAATTCGCCTAAACTTACATCGAAATAACTGTTTCAGCTGATGAAAGTGAAAGAGACCGACCTTGGAGACTAAGGGAACAAGATTACTAGAGAAGCCTCCGGCGAGAATCACGACCTGGAAATCCATTTTATTGTAACTGAATTGACGGTGTCGACGAAgcaaagcgagagagagaggtttcGAGTTTTTCTCACTTTCTggggttttgattttgagaagACAAACAACGACGATATCAAAACCCGCTTGTTCATTTAGAGTATCTGCTTTTGGATCCGACCGGGTCGTTCGGTTTAATCTTGGGTCATCAATTaatcaaaactttaatttgTATGTCAAATCTCTTAATAACATAAAACAGTTAAATCTCTCTGTTTAAGGTGTCATTATGCTTTGGATGTtggaaaagataaata is from Camelina sativa cultivar DH55 chromosome 20, Cs, whole genome shotgun sequence and encodes:
- the LOC104770313 gene encoding translation initiation factor eIF-2B subunit gamma, which translates into the protein MDFQVVILAGGFSSNLVPLVSKEVPKALLPVANRPVLSYVLDLLESNNLKDLIVVVEGEDAALKVGGWISAACVDRLHVEVAAVAENVGTAGALRAIAHHLTAKDILIVSGDIVSDIPPGAVAATHRRHDAAVTVMLCAQPVSGPSESGGSSGKDKTKKPACEDIVGLDSWKQFLLYIAKGTEIKKDTRVKKSILCAAGKMELRSDLMDSHIYAFKRSVLQEVLDQKPAFRSLKQDVLPYLVRTQLRSDVSSDQNNVEEIGNGKDNMQNNEVVLSQILSNASLPSFHQVYESGLDSRKTHKCCVYIADESKFFVRLNSIQAFMDVNRDVIGDANHLSGYSFSAHHNIVHPSAELGSKTTVGPHCMLGEGSQVGDKCSVKRSVIGRHCRIGSNVKIVNSVVMDHATIGDGCSIQGSVICSNAQLQERVTLRDCQVEAGYIVCAGGEHKGETFARK